One Glycocaulis abyssi DNA window includes the following coding sequences:
- a CDS encoding iron-containing alcohol dehydrogenase, translating into MTPFQFRTVPHIVSAPGAATELARHAAPALKGARRLLVITDNGVMGLGLLNGALEGLKAKSFQVHVYDKVVADPPESVIEEAVAEGRAFGAEAVIGFGGGSPMDTAKVVALLLGSDQPLSDMYGMDRVKGPRLPLILIPTTAGTGSEVTSVAVITTGATSKRGIAAAPLYADMAVLDADLTLGLPKHITAATGIDAMVHAIEAFTGKRFKNPVSDALALAALKMLHANLERVCKDGSDREARAGMLLGAMLAGQAFSNSPVGGVHAMAYPLGGMFHVPHGLSNSVVLPPVLRFNASAAENLYAEIAGHIGLDPSSAGLIAEMERIADAVGIERRLSQLGISHNDIPAMAEDVAANDRLLPNNPRPMAYGDIVAMYEEIL; encoded by the coding sequence ATGACTCCGTTCCAGTTCCGCACTGTTCCCCACATTGTTTCCGCGCCCGGCGCTGCCACTGAGCTGGCGCGTCACGCCGCGCCTGCCCTGAAAGGCGCCAGACGCCTGCTGGTCATCACCGACAACGGTGTGATGGGGCTGGGCCTGCTCAATGGCGCGCTGGAGGGTCTGAAAGCGAAAAGTTTTCAGGTCCATGTCTATGACAAGGTGGTGGCCGATCCGCCGGAAAGCGTCATCGAAGAAGCCGTGGCCGAGGGGCGTGCGTTTGGGGCAGAGGCCGTGATCGGCTTTGGCGGGGGCAGTCCGATGGACACCGCCAAGGTGGTCGCCCTGCTGCTCGGCTCAGACCAGCCGCTTTCCGACATGTATGGCATGGACCGTGTGAAGGGTCCGCGCCTGCCGCTTATCCTCATTCCCACCACCGCTGGTACCGGCTCTGAAGTCACCAGCGTGGCTGTGATCACCACCGGCGCAACGTCCAAGCGGGGCATTGCCGCTGCGCCGCTCTATGCGGATATGGCGGTGCTGGACGCGGATCTGACGCTGGGGCTTCCCAAGCATATCACGGCGGCGACCGGCATTGACGCCATGGTGCACGCCATCGAAGCCTTTACCGGCAAGCGCTTCAAGAATCCGGTCTCCGATGCGCTGGCGCTGGCGGCGCTGAAAATGCTTCACGCCAATCTGGAGCGGGTGTGCAAGGACGGATCAGACCGCGAGGCGCGCGCCGGCATGCTGCTGGGTGCTATGCTGGCGGGCCAGGCCTTCTCCAACTCGCCCGTGGGCGGGGTGCATGCCATGGCCTATCCGCTGGGCGGCATGTTCCATGTGCCGCACGGGCTTTCCAACTCGGTCGTCCTGCCGCCCGTTCTGCGCTTCAATGCCAGCGCCGCGGAGAATCTCTATGCCGAGATTGCCGGCCATATCGGCCTTGATCCCAGCTCTGCGGGGCTGATCGCGGAAATGGAGCGGATCGCCGATGCGGTGGGGATTGAGCGCCGCCTTTCCCAGCTGGGTATCAGCCATAATGATATTCCCGCCATGGCCGAGGATGTGGCGGCCAATGACCGGCTCCTGCCCAATAATCCGCGGCCCATGGCCTATGGCGATATAGTTGCCATGTATGAGGAAATCCTGTGA
- the thpR gene encoding RNA 2',3'-cyclic phosphodiesterase: MALRVFAALPIPDEIAERVSPLLKGVPGAKWRPEENFHITLAFYGDWPEDVIAELDHELSLIRIAPFELRLKGTGHFGKASPTQLWLGVEGGEPLERLARQCHRAGVKAGMEMEKRNYTPHLTVAYLNMAETRRVQRFEERLNLWASEPFLADRFHLYSSHSRGRGPNAYEIEAEYPLEG, from the coding sequence ATGGCCCTTCGTGTCTTTGCCGCCCTGCCCATACCTGACGAGATCGCCGAGCGGGTGAGCCCGCTCCTCAAAGGCGTGCCGGGCGCGAAATGGCGCCCTGAAGAGAACTTCCACATCACGCTCGCCTTCTATGGCGACTGGCCAGAGGACGTAATTGCCGAGCTGGATCACGAGCTGTCCCTCATACGCATTGCTCCGTTCGAGCTGCGCCTGAAAGGCACCGGCCATTTCGGCAAGGCCAGCCCCACCCAGCTCTGGCTAGGGGTCGAGGGCGGCGAGCCGCTCGAACGCCTTGCCCGCCAGTGTCACCGCGCCGGGGTGAAGGCCGGGATGGAGATGGAAAAGCGCAATTATACGCCGCACCTGACGGTGGCCTATCTCAACATGGCCGAGACCCGGCGCGTGCAGAGATTTGAAGAACGGCTGAATTTGTGGGCGTCAGAGCCCTTCCTGGCCGACCGCTTCCATCTCTATTCCAGCCACAGCCGTGGCCGCGGCCCCAATGCCTACGAGATCGAGGCGGAATACCCGCTGGAGGGGTGA
- a CDS encoding acyl-CoA thioesterase, with the protein MSGREPPARRPDYAAFERIETRWADNDVYGHINNVTYYAYFDTAVNRWLVKAGLLDIAAGDPIGLVVETGCRYHAPAAFPDRLEAGIRVARLGNSSVRYEIAIFHEGGEEAIAEGHFTHVYVDRKTRRPVSLPDSWRKALEKLEG; encoded by the coding sequence GTGAGCGGGCGCGAACCACCCGCCCGGCGACCTGACTATGCCGCGTTTGAGCGTATCGAAACGCGCTGGGCGGATAATGATGTCTACGGCCATATCAACAATGTCACCTATTACGCCTATTTCGACACGGCGGTGAACCGCTGGCTGGTCAAGGCGGGGCTTCTCGATATTGCCGCCGGTGATCCTATCGGCCTCGTGGTGGAGACCGGTTGCCGCTATCACGCCCCGGCGGCCTTCCCCGACCGGCTGGAGGCGGGCATCAGGGTGGCAAGGCTGGGCAATTCCTCGGTGCGCTACGAGATCGCGATTTTCCACGAGGGCGGGGAGGAGGCCATCGCCGAGGGCCATTTCACTCATGTCTATGTGGACCGCAAGACCCGCCGCCCGGTTTCCCTGCCTGATAGCTGGCGCAAGGCGCTGGAAAAGCTGGAGGGTTAG
- a CDS encoding histidine kinase translates to MTRFLVSETNPGGRKLEDILIQLRAEVLARSTKISEDTRPEALHVMGNNMKILEHLSAAIELAQDSTHLLDRAFGPSESAHGGPPRIGVA, encoded by the coding sequence ATGACCCGCTTTCTCGTATCCGAAACCAACCCCGGCGGCCGCAAGCTTGAGGATATCCTCATCCAGCTGCGGGCCGAAGTGCTGGCGCGCTCGACGAAAATCTCCGAGGATACGCGCCCCGAAGCCCTGCACGTCATGGGCAATAACATGAAGATACTGGAGCATCTGTCGGCAGCGATCGAGCTGGCGCAGGATTCCACCCATCTTCTGGACCGGGCGTTTGGCCCTTCGGAATCGGCCCATGGTGGCCCGCCGCGTATCGGCGTCGCCTGA
- a CDS encoding 4a-hydroxytetrahydrobiopterin dehydratase: MAPQKIGADAALKQLEGWTRADGTRDAITRTLKFDDFNAAFGFMTRVALKADKMDHHPEWFNVYNKVEVILTTHDCDGVSALDVEMARFINAAASA; encoded by the coding sequence ATGGCCCCGCAAAAGATCGGCGCGGACGCCGCCCTGAAACAGCTTGAAGGCTGGACCAGGGCTGACGGCACGCGCGACGCCATTACCCGCACGCTGAAATTTGATGATTTCAACGCCGCTTTCGGCTTTATGACGCGCGTCGCGCTGAAAGCCGACAAGATGGACCATCACCCGGAATGGTTCAATGTTTACAACAAGGTGGAAGTTATTCTCACGACGCATGACTGCGATGGCGTCAGCGCGCTCGACGTGGAGATGGCCAGATTCATCAACGCTGCTGCTTCCGCCTGA
- the rimP gene encoding ribosome maturation factor RimP → MRTRSRQDEIIAALADPVADAMGYEIVRIRVLSGKRQTVQIMAEKADGTMDVEDCAKLSRALSDVFETNDPISGEYVLEVSSPGIDRPLTMLTHFERWDGFEAKIELDRLVENRKRFRGILAGIEGENVLIDLEGEDETAMLPFEWIAEARLVLTDALIAESLKGRGGKAPVWTDGAETVTEDTQTDKTSKTNR, encoded by the coding sequence TTGAGAACACGCAGCCGCCAGGACGAGATCATTGCCGCGCTCGCGGACCCGGTCGCTGACGCGATGGGCTATGAGATCGTGCGCATCCGCGTGTTGTCGGGCAAGCGCCAGACCGTGCAGATCATGGCCGAGAAAGCCGATGGCACGATGGATGTGGAAGATTGTGCGAAGCTGTCGCGCGCCCTCTCCGACGTGTTTGAAACGAACGATCCGATTTCGGGCGAATATGTGCTGGAAGTCTCCTCGCCCGGCATTGACCGCCCGCTGACCATGCTCACCCATTTTGAGCGCTGGGACGGGTTTGAAGCGAAGATCGAACTCGACCGCCTCGTGGAGAACCGCAAGCGCTTTCGCGGCATTCTGGCCGGGATTGAGGGCGAGAACGTGCTGATCGACCTCGAGGGCGAGGACGAGACGGCCATGCTGCCGTTTGAATGGATTGCCGAGGCCCGCCTTGTGCTGACCGATGCGCTGATCGCCGAGAGCCTCAAAGGGCGCGGCGGGAAGGCCCCGGTCTGGACGGACGGGGCCGAAACCGTGACTGAAGACACCCAAACCGACAAAACCTCAAAGACCAACAGATAA
- the nusA gene encoding transcription termination factor NusA, giving the protein MAIGVSANRLELLQIARAVAQEKMIDEPLVLAAIEEAIQKAARSRYGSELDIRCSIHPKTGEMKLTRHTTVVEEVENDSQEISLEEAKKIDPNAEIGTVFEEELPPIEFGRVASQTAKQVITQKVREAERERQYEEYKDRIGEIINGIVKRVEYGNAIIDLGKAEGIIRRNDAIPREALQPNDRVRAYIYDVRTEVRGPQIFLSRAHPDFMAALFAQEVPEVYEGIIEIPRVARDPGSRAKIAVISNDSSIDPVGACVGMRGSRVQAVVNELAGEKIDIIPWNPDPATFIVNALQPAEVAKVVLDEENQRIEVVVPDDQLSLAIGRRGQNVRLASQLTGWSIDILTEVEESERRQKEFAERTAIFMEALDVDEVIAQLLATEGFTDVEDLAFVELDEIAVIEGFDDETAEEIQTRAREYLDKQAAEQDARRKELGVEDDVLAIEGVTLPMAVKFGENEVFTVDDLAGMTPDDLRGWYETRDGERVREPGILDGFDIDAAEAERMIMKARVAAGWISEEDLPVEEADEADAEAVEEAVEEALAEDGEFDLAALEAEAERLGVDLETLINAGEDAETAEEDETK; this is encoded by the coding sequence ATGGCCATCGGGGTCAGCGCCAACAGGCTGGAACTTCTGCAGATTGCCCGCGCGGTTGCGCAGGAGAAGATGATTGACGAGCCGCTGGTGCTCGCCGCCATCGAGGAGGCGATCCAGAAAGCCGCCCGCTCGCGCTATGGCAGCGAGCTGGACATACGCTGCTCGATTCATCCCAAGACCGGCGAGATGAAGCTGACCCGCCACACCACGGTGGTTGAGGAAGTCGAGAACGACTCCCAGGAAATCAGCCTGGAAGAAGCTAAGAAGATCGACCCGAATGCCGAGATCGGCACCGTGTTCGAGGAAGAGCTGCCGCCGATCGAGTTTGGCCGGGTCGCCTCGCAGACCGCCAAGCAGGTCATCACGCAGAAAGTGCGCGAAGCCGAGCGCGAGCGTCAGTACGAAGAGTACAAGGACCGTATCGGCGAGATCATCAACGGCATCGTCAAGCGCGTCGAATACGGCAATGCCATTATCGATCTGGGCAAGGCCGAAGGCATTATCCGCCGTAATGACGCCATCCCGCGCGAGGCCCTGCAGCCCAATGACCGCGTGCGCGCCTATATCTATGATGTGCGCACCGAGGTGCGTGGCCCGCAGATTTTCCTGTCGCGCGCGCATCCCGATTTCATGGCCGCCCTGTTCGCGCAGGAAGTGCCGGAAGTCTATGAGGGTATTATCGAAATCCCGCGTGTGGCGCGTGATCCGGGCAGCCGCGCGAAGATCGCCGTCATTTCCAATGACAGCTCTATCGACCCTGTGGGCGCGTGCGTCGGTATGCGCGGCAGCCGCGTGCAGGCAGTTGTCAACGAGCTGGCCGGCGAGAAGATCGACATCATTCCGTGGAACCCCGACCCGGCGACCTTCATCGTCAACGCGCTGCAGCCGGCAGAAGTCGCCAAGGTGGTGCTGGATGAGGAAAACCAGCGCATCGAAGTGGTGGTGCCTGATGACCAGCTGTCGCTGGCCATTGGCCGGCGGGGCCAGAATGTGCGCCTTGCCAGCCAGCTGACCGGCTGGTCCATCGATATCCTGACCGAGGTTGAAGAGAGCGAGCGCCGCCAGAAAGAGTTTGCCGAGCGCACGGCGATCTTCATGGAAGCCCTTGATGTGGACGAGGTCATTGCCCAGCTTCTGGCCACAGAGGGCTTCACCGATGTGGAAGACCTCGCCTTTGTCGAGCTGGACGAAATTGCCGTCATCGAAGGCTTTGATGACGAGACGGCCGAGGAAATCCAGACCCGCGCGCGCGAATATCTCGACAAGCAGGCCGCCGAGCAGGATGCCCGCCGCAAGGAGCTGGGCGTCGAGGACGATGTCCTTGCCATTGAAGGCGTCACCTTGCCGATGGCGGTGAAGTTCGGCGAGAACGAGGTGTTCACGGTCGACGATCTGGCCGGCATGACGCCGGACGATCTGCGCGGCTGGTATGAGACCCGTGATGGTGAGCGTGTGCGCGAGCCGGGCATTCTTGACGGGTTCGATATCGATGCGGCTGAGGCCGAGCGCATGATTATGAAGGCACGCGTCGCGGCCGGGTGGATTTCCGAAGAGGATCTGCCGGTTGAAGAGGCTGACGAAGCTGATGCGGAGGCTGTCGAGGAAGCCGTCGAGGAGGCGCTGGCCGAGGATGGCGAGTTTGACCTTGCCGCGCTTGAGGCCGAAGCGGAACGTCTGGGTGTGGACCTTGAAACCCTCATCAATGCCGGTGAGGACGCTGAGACGGCGGAGGAAGACGAGACAAAGTGA